In Mycobacterium tuberculosis H37Rv, a single window of DNA contains:
- the mbtA gene encoding 2,3-dihydroxybenzoate-AMP ligase translates to MPPKAADGRRPSPDGGLGGFVPFPADRAASYRAAGYWSGRTLDTVLSDAARRWPDRLAVADAGDRPGHGGLSYAELDQRADRAAAALHGLGITPGDRVLLQLPNGCQFAVALFALLRAGAIPVMCLPGHRAAELGHFAAVSAATGLVVADVASGFDYRPMARELVADHPTLRHVIVDGDPGPFVSWAQLCAQAGTGSPAPPADPGSPALLLVSGGTTGMPKLIPRTHDDYVFNATASAALCRLSADDVYLVVLAAGHNFPLACPGLLGAMTVGATAVFAPDPSPEAAFAAIERHGVTVTALVPALAKLWAQSCEWEPVTPKSLRLLQVGGSKLEPEDARRVRTALTPGLQQVFGMAEGLLNFTRIGDPPEVVEHTQGRPLCPADELRIVNADGEPVGPGEEGELLVRGPYTLNGYFAAERDNERCFDPDGFYRSGDLVRRRDDGNLVVTGRVKDVICRAGETIAASDLEEQLLSHPAIFSAAAVGLPDQYLGEKICAAVVFAGAPITLAELNGYLDRRGVAAHTRPDQLVAMPALPTTPIGKIDKRAIVRQLGIATGPVTTQRCH, encoded by the coding sequence ATGCCACCGAAGGCGGCAGATGGCCGCCGACCCAGTCCCGACGGCGGACTGGGTGGCTTTGTACCGTTCCCCGCGGATCGGGCCGCGTCGTACCGGGCGGCCGGCTATTGGTCGGGGCGAACCCTGGACACCGTGCTCTCCGATGCCGCGCGGCGCTGGCCTGACCGCCTCGCGGTGGCCGACGCCGGTGATCGTCCCGGCCACGGCGGCCTCAGTTACGCCGAACTCGACCAGCGGGCCGACCGGGCCGCCGCGGCGCTGCACGGCCTGGGCATCACGCCAGGCGACCGGGTACTGCTCCAGCTGCCAAACGGCTGCCAGTTCGCGGTTGCCCTGTTCGCGTTATTGCGGGCGGGAGCGATCCCAGTGATGTGCCTGCCCGGTCACCGCGCCGCCGAATTGGGCCACTTCGCCGCCGTCAGCGCGGCCACCGGGCTGGTGGTCGCCGATGTGGCCAGCGGGTTCGACTATCGGCCGATGGCGCGCGAACTTGTTGCCGATCACCCCACCCTGCGCCATGTCATCGTCGATGGCGATCCGGGACCGTTCGTGTCGTGGGCGCAGCTGTGCGCCCAGGCCGGCACCGGTTCGCCGGCACCGCCGGCCGATCCCGGATCGCCAGCGCTGCTGCTGGTCTCCGGCGGCACCACTGGCATGCCCAAACTCATTCCACGCACCCACGACGACTACGTGTTCAACGCGACGGCCAGCGCCGCACTCTGTCGGCTTAGCGCCGACGACGTCTATCTGGTGGTGCTGGCCGCCGGCCACAATTTCCCGCTGGCCTGCCCGGGCCTGCTCGGCGCGATGACCGTCGGGGCCACCGCCGTGTTCGCCCCCGATCCCAGCCCGGAGGCCGCCTTCGCCGCCATCGAGCGCCACGGTGTCACCGTCACCGCGTTGGTTCCGGCACTGGCCAAACTGTGGGCCCAATCCTGTGAGTGGGAGCCGGTGACACCGAAGTCACTGCGGTTGTTGCAGGTTGGCGGGTCCAAGCTAGAACCCGAGGACGCTCGCCGGGTACGCACCGCGCTCACCCCGGGCCTGCAGCAGGTGTTCGGCATGGCGGAGGGGCTGCTGAACTTCACCCGCATCGGCGACCCACCCGAAGTGGTGGAGCACACCCAGGGGCGGCCACTATGCCCGGCCGACGAACTGCGCATCGTCAACGCCGATGGTGAGCCGGTGGGGCCCGGGGAGGAAGGCGAACTCTTGGTGCGCGGGCCCTACACGCTGAACGGCTATTTTGCTGCCGAACGCGACAACGAGCGCTGCTTCGATCCGGACGGCTTCTACCGCAGCGGCGACCTGGTCCGCCGCCGCGACGACGGCAATCTGGTGGTCACCGGGCGCGTCAAGGATGTCATCTGCCGTGCGGGAGAAACCATCGCCGCCAGCGACCTCGAAGAACAGCTGCTGAGCCATCCGGCGATCTTCTCGGCCGCGGCGGTGGGACTACCTGACCAGTATCTGGGGGAAAAAATCTGCGCTGCAGTCGTTTTCGCTGGAGCTCCGATTACGCTTGCGGAGTTGAACGGCTACCTTGACCGGCGTGGTGTGGCCGCGCATACGCGACCCGACCAGCTGGTCGCGATGCCGGCGCTGCCCACAACGCCGATCGGGAAGATCGACAAACGAGCGATCGTCCGCCAGCTCGGCATCGCGACGGGTCCCGTGACGACCCAGCGCTGCCATTGA
- the mbtC gene encoding polyketide synthetase, with translation MSDNDPVVIVGLAIEAPGGVETADDYWTLLSEQREGLGPFPTDRGWALRELFDGSRRNGFKPIHNLGGFLSSATTFDPEFFRISPREATAMDPQQRVGLRVAWRTLENSGINPDDLAGHDVGCYVGASALEYGPALTEFSHHSGHLITGTSLGVISGRIAYTLDLAGPALTVDTSCSSALAAFHTAVQAIRAGDCDLALAGGVCVMGTPGYFVEFSKQHALSDDGHCRPYSAHASGTAWAEGAAMFLLQRRSRATADRRRVLAEVRASCLNSDGLSDGLTAPSGDAQTRLLRRAIAQAAVVPADVGMVEGHGTATRLGDRTELRSLAASYGTAPAGRGPLLGSVKSNIGHAQAAAGGLGLVKVILAAQHAAIPPTLHVDEPSREIDWEKQGLRLADKLTPWRAVDGWRTAAVSAFGMSGTNSHVIVSMPDTVSAPERGPECGEV, from the coding sequence ATGTCCGATAACGACCCGGTCGTCATCGTCGGGCTGGCCATCGAGGCACCCGGTGGTGTCGAAACCGCCGACGACTACTGGACACTGCTCTCCGAACAGCGCGAGGGACTCGGACCGTTCCCCACCGATCGAGGTTGGGCACTTCGCGAGCTGTTCGACGGGTCGCGTCGAAACGGATTCAAACCGATCCACAACCTTGGCGGATTCCTTTCCAGCGCAACTACATTCGATCCTGAGTTCTTCCGCATCTCACCGCGCGAGGCGACGGCGATGGACCCGCAGCAGCGGGTGGGGCTGCGAGTAGCATGGCGCACCCTGGAGAACAGCGGGATCAATCCCGATGACCTGGCCGGTCACGATGTGGGCTGTTATGTCGGTGCCTCGGCGCTCGAATACGGTCCCGCTTTGACCGAATTCTCCCACCACAGTGGCCATCTGATCACCGGGACGTCGCTGGGTGTCATCTCCGGGCGCATCGCCTACACCCTTGACCTGGCCGGGCCGGCGCTGACCGTCGATACCTCGTGTTCGTCGGCGCTGGCGGCCTTTCACACCGCGGTTCAAGCTATCCGGGCCGGCGACTGCGACCTGGCACTCGCCGGCGGCGTGTGCGTGATGGGTACGCCCGGCTATTTCGTCGAGTTCTCCAAGCAGCACGCGCTATCCGACGACGGCCACTGCCGGCCCTACAGCGCGCACGCCAGCGGAACCGCCTGGGCAGAGGGCGCCGCCATGTTCCTCCTGCAGCGCCGGTCGCGGGCAACCGCTGACCGGCGTCGTGTCCTCGCCGAGGTGCGTGCCAGTTGCCTGAACTCCGATGGACTTAGCGACGGGCTGACCGCGCCCAGCGGCGACGCGCAAACGCGACTGCTCCGGCGCGCCATCGCGCAGGCAGCAGTTGTGCCCGCCGATGTCGGGATGGTCGAAGGGCACGGCACCGCGACCCGGCTCGGCGATCGCACCGAATTGCGGTCACTGGCAGCCAGCTACGGCACCGCCCCGGCCGGACGCGGGCCGCTGTTGGGATCGGTCAAGTCAAACATCGGGCATGCTCAGGCGGCGGCGGGCGGGCTGGGCCTTGTGAAGGTCATTCTGGCCGCCCAGCACGCCGCGATCCCGCCGACACTGCACGTCGACGAGCCCAGCCGCGAAATCGATTGGGAGAAACAGGGTCTGCGGCTGGCCGACAAACTCACGCCGTGGCGGGCCGTTGACGGATGGCGCACCGCGGCGGTGTCCGCGTTCGGGATGAGCGGTACCAATAGCCACGTGATCGTTTCGATGCCGGACACCGTTTCCGCGCCCGAGCGTGGCCCCGAGTGTGGGGAGGTGTGA
- the mbtD gene encoding polyketide synthetase, protein MAPKQLPDGRVAVLLSAHAEELIGPDARAIADYLERFPATTVTEVARQLRKTRRVRRHRAVLRAADRLELAEGLRALAAGREHPLIARSSLGSAPRQAFVFPGQGGHWPGMGAVAYRELPTYRTATDTCAAAFAAAGVDSPLPYLIAPPGTDERQAFCEIEIEGAQFVHAVALAEVWRSCGVLPDLTVGHSLGEVAAAYLAGSITLSDAVAVVAARANVVGRLPGRYAVAALGIGEQDASALIATTGGWLELSVVNASSTVAVSGERQAVAAIVDTVRSSGHFARGITVGFPVHTSVLESLRDELCEQLPDSEFMEAPVQFIGGTTGDVVAPGTTFGDYWYANLRHTVRFDRAVESAIRCGARAFIEISAHPALLFAIGQNCEGAANLPDGPAVLVGSARRGERFVDALSANIVSAAVADPGYPWGDLGGDPLDGDVDLSGFPNAPMRAVPMWAHPEPLPPVSGLTIAVERWERMVPSTPVAGRHRHLAVLDLGAHRALAQTLCAAIDSHPDTELSAARDAELILVIAPDFEHTDAVRAAGALADLVGAGLLDYPMHIGARCQSVCLVTVGAEQVDAADAVPSAGQAALAAMHRSIGFEHPEQTFSHLDLPSWDLDPVLGVSVITAVLRGFGETALRGSVNGYTLFERTLADAPAVPNWSLDSGVLDDVVVTGGAGAIGMHYARYLAEHGARRIVLLSRRAADQATVAMLRKQHGTVIVSPPCDITDPTQLSAIAAEYGGVGASLIVHAAGSVISGTAPGVTSAAVVDNFAAKVLGLAQMIELWPLRPDVRTLLCSSVMGVWGGHGVVAYSAANRLLDVMAAQLRAQGRHCVAVKWGLWQAPKAGEPARGIADAVTIARVERSGLRQMAPQQAIEASLHEFTVDPLVFAADAARLQMLLDSRQFERYEGPTDPNLTIVDAVRTQLAAVLGIPQAGEVNLQESLFDLGVDSMLALDLRNRLKRSIGATVSLATLMGDITGDGLVAKLEDADERSHTAQKVDISRD, encoded by the coding sequence ATGGCCCCCAAACAGCTGCCCGATGGGCGGGTTGCGGTTTTGCTCAGCGCCCATGCCGAGGAACTGATCGGGCCGGACGCTCGGGCCATCGCCGACTACCTCGAGCGCTTTCCGGCTACGACCGTGACCGAAGTGGCTCGGCAGCTGCGCAAGACCCGACGGGTCCGTCGGCATCGGGCGGTGCTTCGGGCCGCCGACCGGCTGGAACTCGCCGAGGGCTTGCGCGCGCTGGCCGCCGGACGCGAGCATCCGCTCATCGCGCGGTCGTCGTTGGGCTCGGCCCCGCGCCAGGCGTTCGTCTTTCCCGGCCAGGGTGGTCATTGGCCGGGCATGGGCGCCGTCGCCTACCGCGAGCTGCCGACCTATCGGACCGCGACCGACACGTGCGCCGCCGCATTTGCGGCCGCTGGTGTCGACTCGCCGCTGCCATACCTGATCGCCCCGCCCGGAACCGATGAGCGGCAAGCGTTCTGCGAGATCGAGATCGAAGGCGCGCAGTTCGTCCATGCCGTTGCGCTGGCGGAGGTATGGCGTTCCTGCGGTGTGCTGCCCGATCTAACAGTCGGTCATAGCCTCGGCGAAGTAGCGGCGGCCTATCTCGCAGGAAGTATCACCTTGTCGGATGCTGTGGCCGTGGTGGCGGCCCGCGCCAACGTGGTGGGCCGCTTGCCTGGTCGCTATGCGGTGGCGGCGCTGGGCATCGGTGAACAGGACGCGAGCGCGCTGATCGCGACCACCGGCGGCTGGCTGGAACTGTCTGTGGTCAATGCCTCCTCGACCGTCGCCGTGTCCGGTGAGCGCCAAGCGGTAGCGGCCATCGTTGACACAGTCCGGTCCAGCGGTCACTTCGCCCGCGGGATCACCGTGGGCTTCCCGGTGCATACCAGCGTGCTCGAATCGCTCCGCGATGAATTATGCGAGCAGCTGCCTGACTCCGAATTTATGGAAGCGCCAGTGCAATTCATCGGCGGAACCACCGGCGACGTGGTGGCGCCAGGCACCACTTTCGGCGACTACTGGTACGCAAACCTGCGCCATACGGTGCGTTTCGACCGCGCTGTCGAATCGGCAATCCGCTGTGGAGCACGGGCGTTCATCGAGATATCGGCCCATCCCGCGCTGTTGTTTGCGATCGGTCAGAACTGTGAGGGCGCCGCCAACCTGCCGGACGGTCCCGCTGTGCTGGTCGGGTCGGCACGTCGTGGCGAGCGGTTTGTTGATGCGTTGTCGGCGAATATTGTTAGCGCGGCGGTCGCTGACCCTGGCTACCCGTGGGGTGACCTGGGCGGTGACCCACTCGACGGCGACGTCGATCTGTCCGGGTTCCCGAACGCGCCGATGCGTGCGGTGCCGATGTGGGCGCACCCCGAACCGCTGCCGCCGGTGTCCGGACTGACCATTGCGGTTGAGCGGTGGGAACGGATGGTGCCGTCGACACCGGTCGCTGGGCGGCACCGTCACCTCGCAGTGCTCGATCTCGGTGCTCACCGCGCGCTGGCTCAAACACTGTGCGCAGCAATTGATTCGCACCCCGATACCGAGCTGAGTGCTGCGCGGGACGCCGAGTTGATCCTGGTGATCGCGCCCGACTTCGAACACACCGACGCCGTCCGGGCCGCCGGTGCACTCGCCGACCTCGTCGGGGCCGGTTTGCTGGACTATCCGATGCATATCGGTGCCCGTTGCCAATCGGTATGTCTGGTCACCGTCGGCGCCGAGCAGGTCGACGCAGCGGACGCGGTGCCGTCGGCCGGCCAGGCCGCGCTGGCCGCGATGCATCGAAGCATCGGATTCGAGCATCCCGAACAGACTTTCAGCCACCTGGACTTGCCGTCGTGGGACTTGGACCCGGTCCTCGGCGTCTCGGTCATAACGGCGGTACTGCGGGGCTTCGGTGAGACCGCGCTACGCGGCTCGGTAAACGGGTACACGCTGTTCGAGCGAACCCTCGCCGATGCCCCGGCCGTCCCGAACTGGTCGTTGGACTCCGGCGTGCTCGACGATGTCGTCGTCACCGGTGGCGCGGGTGCCATCGGGATGCACTACGCGCGGTATCTCGCCGAGCATGGCGCACGGCGCATCGTGCTGCTCAGCCGGCGCGCCGCGGATCAGGCGACGGTGGCCATGCTCAGAAAGCAACATGGCACCGTGATCGTGTCGCCGCCGTGCGATATCACCGATCCCACCCAGTTGTCAGCGATTGCAGCCGAATACGGTGGCGTCGGCGCCTCGTTGATCGTGCACGCGGCAGGCAGCGTGATCTCTGGTACCGCACCGGGGGTGACGTCGGCCGCCGTCGTTGACAACTTCGCGGCCAAGGTGCTCGGCCTGGCCCAGATGATCGAGCTGTGGCCGCTGCGCCCGGATGTGCGAACCCTGCTGTGTTCCTCGGTGATGGGGGTGTGGGGTGGACACGGGGTGGTCGCGTACTCGGCGGCCAACCGGCTGCTCGACGTGATGGCCGCCCAGCTGCGCGCCCAGGGCAGGCACTGCGTGGCGGTGAAATGGGGCCTATGGCAGGCCCCCAAGGCCGGCGAACCAGCTCGGGGAATCGCGGATGCGGTTACGATCGCCCGCGTCGAGCGGTCTGGACTCCGCCAGATGGCGCCCCAGCAGGCGATCGAGGCGAGCCTGCACGAATTCACTGTCGACCCGCTAGTGTTCGCCGCCGACGCGGCCCGGTTGCAGATGTTGTTGGACAGCAGGCAATTCGAACGGTACGAGGGTCCAACCGACCCCAACCTGACGATCGTGGACGCGGTGCGCACCCAATTGGCGGCCGTGCTCGGGATCCCGCAGGCCGGCGAGGTGAACCTGCAGGAATCGCTGTTCGATCTCGGTGTCGATTCCATGCTGGCACTGGACTTGCGTAACCGACTCAAACGATCAATCGGCGCGACGGTGTCGCTGGCCACGCTCATGGGCGACATCACCGGTGATGGACTTGTCGCGAAACTCGAAGATGCCGACGAGCGCTCACACACCGCACAGAAAGTGGACATTTCGCGTGACTAA
- the mbtB gene encoding phenyloxazoline synthase has protein sequence MVHATACSEIIRAEVAELLGVRADALHPGANLVGQGLDSIRMMSLVGRWRRKGIAVDFATLAATPTIEAWSQLVSAGTGVAPTAVAAPGDAGLSQEGEPFPLAPMQHAMWVGRHDHQQLGGVAGHLYVEFDGARVDPDRLRAAATRLALRHPMLRVQFLPDGTQRIPPAAGSRDFPISVADLRHVAPDVVDQRLAGIRDAKSHQQLDGAVFELALTLLPGERTRLHVDLDMQAADAMSYRILLADLAALYDGREPPALGYTYREYRQAIEAEETLPQPVRDADRDWWAQRIPQLPDPPALPTRAGGERDRRRSTRRWHWLDPQTRDALFARARARGITPAMTLAAAFANVLARWSASSRFLLNLPLFSRQALHPDVDLLVGDFTSSLLLDVDLTGARTAAARAQAVQEALRSAAGHSAYPGLSVLRDLSRHRGTQVLAPVVFTSALGLGDLFCPDVTEQFGTPGWIISQGPQVLLDAQVTEFDGGVLVNWDVREGVFAPGVIDAMFTHQVDELLRLAAGDDAWDAPSPSALPAAQRAVRAALNGRTAAPSTEALHDGFFRQAQQQPDAPAVFASSGDLSYAQLRDQASAVAAALRAAGLRVGDTVAVLGPKTGEQVAAVLGILAAGGVYLPIGVDQPRDRAERILATGSVNLALVCGPPCQVRVPVPTLLLADVLAAAPAEFVPGPSDPTALAYVLFTSGSTGEPKGVEVAHDAAMNTVETFIRHFELGAADRWLALATLECDMSVLDIFAALRSGGAIVVVDEAQRRDPDAWARLIDTYEVTALNFMPGWLDMLLEVGGGRLSSLRAVAVGGDWVRPDLARRLQVQAPSARFAGLGGATETAVHATIFEVQDAANLPPDWASVPYGVPFPNNACRVVADSGDDCPDWVAGELWVSGRGIARGYRGRPELTAERFVEHDGRTWYRTGDLARYWHDGTLEFVGRADHRVKISGYRVELGEIEAALQRLPGVHAAAATVLPGGSDVLAAAVCVDDAGVTAESIRQQLADLVPAHMIPRHVTLLDRIPFTDSGKIDRAEVGALLAAEVERSGDRSAPYAAPRTVLQRALRRIVADILGRANDAVGVHDDFFALGGDSVLATQVVAGIRRWLDSPSLMVADMFAARTIAALAQLLTGREANADRLELVAEVYLEIANMTSADVMAALDPIEQPAQPAFKPWVKRFTGTDKPGAVLVFPHAGGAAAAYRWLAKSLVANDVDTFVVQYPQRADRRSHPAADSIEALALELFEAGDWHLTAPLTLFGHCMGAIVAFEFARLAERNGVPVRALWASSGQAPSTVAASGPLPTADRDVLADMVDLGGTDPVLLEDEEFVELLVPAVKADYRALSGYSCPPDVRIRANIHAVGGNRDHRISREMLTSWETHTSGRFTLSHFDGGHFYLNDHLDAVARMVSADVR, from the coding sequence GTGGTGCATGCTACGGCGTGCTCGGAGATCATTCGCGCCGAGGTCGCAGAGTTGCTCGGTGTCCGCGCCGATGCTCTGCACCCCGGCGCCAACCTCGTTGGTCAGGGCCTGGACTCGATCCGGATGATGTCGCTGGTGGGGCGCTGGCGCCGGAAGGGCATCGCCGTCGACTTCGCCACACTGGCCGCCACACCCACAATCGAGGCCTGGTCCCAACTGGTGTCCGCCGGCACCGGCGTCGCGCCCACGGCAGTTGCCGCACCAGGGGATGCCGGGTTATCCCAGGAAGGCGAGCCTTTCCCGCTGGCGCCGATGCAGCACGCGATGTGGGTCGGCCGCCACGACCACCAACAGCTCGGCGGGGTAGCTGGGCACCTCTACGTCGAGTTCGATGGTGCCCGGGTCGATCCGGACAGGCTCCGCGCGGCGGCCACCCGGTTGGCGCTGCGGCACCCGATGCTGCGGGTGCAGTTCTTGCCCGACGGCACCCAGCGCATCCCGCCGGCGGCGGGATCTCGCGACTTTCCCATCAGTGTTGCCGACCTGCGTCACGTGGCCCCGGATGTCGTCGATCAGCGGTTGGCGGGGATCCGCGACGCCAAATCGCACCAGCAGCTCGACGGTGCGGTATTCGAACTTGCGTTGACGTTATTACCGGGGGAGCGCACCCGCCTACATGTCGACCTGGACATGCAGGCCGCTGACGCGATGAGCTACCGCATCTTGCTGGCCGACCTGGCGGCCCTCTATGACGGCCGTGAACCGCCGGCACTGGGCTACACCTACCGGGAATACCGGCAGGCTATCGAGGCGGAGGAGACGCTGCCCCAACCGGTTCGCGACGCCGACCGGGACTGGTGGGCGCAGCGCATCCCGCAGCTGCCGGATCCGCCCGCGCTGCCTACCCGGGCCGGCGGCGAACGCGACCGGCGCCGCAGCACCCGGCGCTGGCACTGGCTAGACCCGCAGACCCGCGACGCGTTGTTCGCCCGAGCCCGGGCCCGCGGCATCACCCCGGCGATGACGCTGGCCGCGGCCTTTGCCAACGTGCTGGCGCGTTGGTCAGCGTCGTCGCGGTTCCTGCTGAACCTGCCGTTGTTCAGTCGCCAGGCCCTGCATCCAGACGTCGACCTGCTGGTCGGTGACTTCACCTCCTCGCTGTTGCTCGACGTCGATCTGACCGGTGCGCGCACGGCGGCGGCGCGGGCGCAGGCGGTGCAGGAAGCCCTGCGCAGCGCCGCAGGCCACAGTGCATACCCCGGGCTGTCTGTGCTGCGTGACCTCAGCCGCCACCGTGGCACCCAGGTGCTGGCACCGGTGGTATTCACCAGCGCGCTGGGGCTCGGCGACCTTTTCTGCCCGGACGTCACCGAGCAATTCGGCACACCCGGATGGATCATTTCGCAGGGGCCCCAGGTGCTGCTCGACGCCCAGGTCACCGAGTTCGACGGCGGTGTGCTGGTGAACTGGGATGTCCGCGAGGGGGTCTTTGCACCCGGCGTCATCGACGCCATGTTCACCCACCAGGTCGACGAATTGCTCCGGTTGGCCGCCGGGGACGACGCCTGGGATGCGCCGAGCCCGTCCGCGCTACCCGCCGCGCAACGCGCGGTGCGCGCGGCGCTGAACGGTCGCACCGCCGCCCCCAGCACCGAGGCGCTGCACGACGGGTTTTTCCGCCAGGCCCAACAGCAGCCCGACGCGCCGGCGGTGTTCGCCAGTTCCGGCGACTTGAGCTACGCCCAACTGCGCGACCAGGCATCGGCGGTGGCCGCGGCGCTGCGTGCTGCGGGCCTACGAGTCGGCGACACCGTCGCGGTGCTGGGTCCGAAAACGGGCGAACAAGTGGCGGCTGTGCTGGGGATTTTGGCCGCCGGCGGGGTCTATCTGCCGATCGGCGTCGACCAGCCCCGCGACCGCGCGGAGCGCATCCTGGCGACCGGTTCGGTCAACTTAGCGCTCGTTTGCGGCCCGCCATGCCAAGTGCGGGTGCCGGTCCCGACGCTGTTGCTGGCTGACGTGCTTGCCGCCGCGCCGGCAGAATTCGTGCCCGGGCCTAGCGATCCCACCGCGCTCGCCTATGTGTTGTTCACCTCGGGCTCAACCGGGGAACCCAAGGGTGTCGAGGTGGCGCACGACGCCGCGATGAACACCGTGGAGACCTTCATCCGGCACTTCGAGCTAGGCGCCGCAGATCGCTGGCTTGCCCTGGCGACGCTGGAGTGCGACATGTCGGTGCTGGACATCTTCGCCGCCCTGCGCTCCGGCGGAGCGATCGTGGTGGTCGACGAAGCGCAGCGCCGCGATCCCGACGCCTGGGCCCGGCTTATCGACACTTACGAGGTCACGGCGTTGAATTTCATGCCGGGCTGGTTGGACATGCTGCTCGAAGTCGGCGGGGGCCGGCTGTCGTCGCTGCGAGCGGTGGCCGTCGGCGGCGACTGGGTGCGTCCCGACCTGGCCCGCCGCCTGCAGGTGCAAGCGCCGAGCGCACGGTTCGCGGGGTTGGGTGGAGCCACCGAAACCGCGGTCCACGCAACCATTTTCGAGGTCCAGGACGCGGCCAATCTGCCACCGGACTGGGCCTCGGTGCCATACGGCGTCCCGTTTCCCAACAACGCCTGCCGGGTAGTGGCCGACAGCGGCGACGACTGCCCCGATTGGGTGGCCGGTGAGTTGTGGGTGTCCGGTCGCGGAATCGCCCGGGGTTACCGTGGCCGTCCCGAGCTGACCGCGGAGCGCTTCGTCGAGCATGACGGCCGCACCTGGTATCGCACCGGTGATCTGGCCCGCTACTGGCACGACGGCACCCTGGAGTTCGTCGGCCGTGCCGATCACCGCGTCAAGATCAGCGGGTACCGCGTCGAACTCGGCGAGATCGAAGCCGCGCTGCAGCGCTTGCCCGGTGTGCACGCGGCGGCGGCCACCGTGCTTCCTGGCGGGTCCGATGTGCTGGCCGCGGCGGTCTGCGTCGACGATGCCGGCGTGACCGCGGAGTCGATTCGACAGCAGCTCGCCGATCTGGTGCCCGCGCACATGATTCCGCGCCACGTCACGCTGCTAGACCGCATCCCCTTTACCGACAGCGGCAAGATCGACCGCGCGGAGGTTGGCGCCCTGCTTGCCGCCGAGGTCGAGCGGTCTGGCGACAGATCGGCACCCTATGCGGCGCCGCGAACGGTGCTTCAGCGGGCACTGCGCCGCATCGTCGCGGACATCCTGGGCCGTGCCAACGATGCCGTGGGCGTGCACGACGACTTCTTTGCCCTGGGCGGCGATTCCGTGCTTGCGACCCAGGTCGTCGCCGGTATCCGGCGGTGGCTGGATTCGCCGAGCCTGATGGTCGCCGACATGTTTGCCGCCAGGACCATTGCCGCGTTGGCCCAGTTGCTCACCGGTCGGGAAGCCAACGCCGACCGACTCGAACTGGTCGCCGAGGTGTACTTAGAAATCGCGAATATGACAAGTGCCGACGTGATGGCGGCGCTCGATCCGATCGAGCAGCCCGCACAGCCAGCCTTCAAACCGTGGGTGAAGCGGTTCACCGGTACTGACAAGCCCGGCGCGGTGCTGGTGTTTCCACACGCCGGCGGCGCTGCCGCGGCTTACCGGTGGTTGGCAAAATCGTTAGTGGCCAACGACGTTGACACGTTCGTGGTGCAGTACCCGCAGCGGGCTGACCGGCGCAGCCACCCGGCGGCAGACAGCATCGAGGCGCTGGCGCTCGAGCTGTTCGAGGCGGGCGACTGGCACCTGACGGCTCCGCTGACGCTGTTCGGCCATTGCATGGGTGCGATAGTGGCCTTCGAGTTCGCTCGCCTCGCCGAGCGCAATGGCGTGCCGGTACGTGCACTGTGGGCTTCCTCCGGTCAGGCTCCGTCGACGGTGGCCGCGTCCGGACCGTTGCCGACCGCCGACCGTGACGTCCTGGCCGACATGGTGGATCTTGGCGGCACCGATCCCGTGCTGCTCGAGGACGAGGAATTCGTTGAACTGCTGGTGCCGGCGGTCAAGGCCGACTATCGGGCCCTCAGCGGCTATTCATGTCCACCCGACGTGCGCATCCGCGCCAACATCCACGCGGTCGGCGGCAACCGCGACCACCGCATCAGCCGGGAGATGTTGACCAGTTGGGAGACTCACACCTCCGGTCGCTTCACGCTGTCGCACTTTGATGGTGGTCACTTCTATCTCAACGATCACCTCGACGCCGTGGCCCGGATGGTGAGTGCCGATGTCCGATAA